One stretch of Arachis duranensis cultivar V14167 chromosome 1, aradu.V14167.gnm2.J7QH, whole genome shotgun sequence DNA includes these proteins:
- the LOC127747916 gene encoding uncharacterized protein LOC127747916, with the protein MGATLFHRSILEVRLPKHFDKPTDMRYDGTQDPLEHLTAFEARMNQEGVGDEVRCRAFPVTLAGPAIRWFNGFPQGSIYEFSDISRAFLAQFTTRIAKTKHPINLLGITQRPGEPTRKYLDRFNDECLEINGLTDSVASLCLTNGLLNEDFQKHLTTKPVWTMHEIQTVAKEYINDEEVSQVVAANKWHSSYNPPRQQGNGERQKEQARDGGPSKAPRPFPRIGKFTNYTLLTLPIMEVYQQIAEKGILSKPRPLKDHSGGNKSLYCDYHKGYGHQTQDCFDLKDALEQAIRDGKLTKFSHLIREPRR; encoded by the coding sequence ATGGGCGCCACCCTATTCCACCGATCCATCCTCGAAGTTCGGTTGCCGAAGCACttcgacaaaccaacggacatgaggtatgaTGGAACCCAAGACCCTCTGGAACACCTCACGGCCTTCGAGGCCAGAATGAATCAGGAGGGAGTAGGAGACGAGGTGAGGTGCCGGGCCTTCCCGGTCACCCTGGCAGGGCCTGCGATCCGGTGGTTTAACGGCTTCCCACAAGGATCCATCTACGAGTTTTCGGACATTAGCCGTGCCTTCTTAGCCCAATTCACAACACGAATAGCAAAGACTAAGCACCCGATCAACCTACTTGGGATAACCCAAAGGCCCGGGGAGCcgaccagaaaatacctggacCGGTTCAACGATGAATGCTTAGAAATCAACGGCTTAACCGACTCGGTGGCCAGCCTCTGTCTGACGAACGGCCTCCTCAACGAGGACTTCCAAAAACACCTCACCACGAAACCGGTTTGGACGATGCACGAGATCCAAACTGTAGCTAAGGAATACATAAATGATGAGGAAGTCAGCCAAGTCGTGGCTGCCAATAAATGGCACTCCTCCTACAATCCACCTAGGCAACAAGGTAATGGAGAAAGACAGAAGGAGCAAGCCAGAGATGGAGGGCCGAGCAAGGCACCCAGACCGTTTCCCCGGATCGGAAAATTTACTAACTACACTCTGCTCACTCTTCCCATCATGGAAGTTTATCAGCAAATAGCCGAGAAAGGAATCTTGTCGAAGCCCCGACCACTCAAGGATCATAGTGGGGGAAACAAGAGCCTCTACTGTGACTACCACAAGGGCTATGGGCACCAAACACAGGACTGCTTTGACTTGAAAGACGCACTAGAACAAGCGATAAGGGACGGTAAACTAACAAAATTCTCCCATCTTATAAGGGAGCCGAGGAGATGA